The following are from one region of the Carassius auratus strain Wakin chromosome 43, ASM336829v1, whole genome shotgun sequence genome:
- the LOC113061248 gene encoding ribonuclease P protein subunit p25-like protein, translating to MELIGDRDARLSVPSVSASSPLLKQTHAGGFKKVCRIEEESTCPFPGLPSGVLEMRVKEGSKIRNLMGFAMARMQSDPRDAGQTGLRQVVFTGSGRAVTKTITCAEIMKRKLGGLHQMTKLQYKGLREVWESQEEGDSEVTVHRTLPSISILLSKDPLDPQEPGYQPPENGLWEEKNGGDASQTAETEPQAKRVCL from the coding sequence ATGGAGCTCATTGGTGATCGGGACGCCCGGCTGTCCGTTCCAAGCGTCTCGGCCTCCTCGCCTTTGCTGAAACAGACTCACGCAGGCGGCTTTAAGAAAGTGTGTCGGATCGAAGAGGAAAGCACGTGTCCGTTCCCCGGCCTGCCCTCAGGTGTGCTCGAGATGAGGGTTAAAGAGGGCAGCAAAATTCGCAATCTCATGGGTTTCGCCATGGCACGCATGCAGAGCGACCCCCGGGACGCCGGTCAAACCGGACTGAGACAGGTAGTGTTCACCGGGTCCGGACGAGCCGTGACCAAAACCATCACGTGTGCCGAGATCATGAAGAGAAAGCTCGGCGGCCTCCATCAGATGACCAAGCTGCAGTACAAGGGTCTGCGAGAGGTCTGGGAGAGCCAAGAAGAAGGCGATTCGGAGGTGACCGTCCACCGGACGCTTCCCTCCATCAGCATCCTGCTCTCCAAAGACCCACTGGACCCTCAGGAACCGGGCTACCAGCCTCCGGAGAACGGCTTGTGGGAGGAGAAGAACGGAGGAGACGCTTCACAGACTGCTGAGACTGAGCCTCAGGCGAAGAGAGTCTGTCTCTGA